Proteins from a genomic interval of Deltaproteobacteria bacterium:
- a CDS encoding helix-turn-helix domain-containing protein, whose translation MGLLMEAGTQQQTAPEDSGRRGERTEGMETITTILRQAREHKGVSLKDVEGKTRIPLKYLQALEGESENGLLADEVYLIPFLRSYANFLGVDANQAVTRFLTELQQQDAATVAPPEHRPPVVRPRSGPSRLAAWIVPFLSLLVVLVIGSYLWQQGHWQTLLSWWQAGPANEERNSESPVSTASSPTAAVVIPESPVAVVPPPSDTSGSNVASPVTSAGSAPTQESATDVAPAPPTSPASAVAVVPPSSMPTSQGTQATSSAAPPTAVTEVPQAGTPAVAAVPSTTTAVPAGGHRLTILANAQTWMRVVVDSQPGKEMILKAGESREWTAESGFMLSLGNAGGVTLNLDGQELPPAGKSGQVVKTMRLPAAQ comes from the coding sequence GTGGGGTTACTCATGGAAGCGGGGACGCAGCAGCAGACAGCACCAGAGGATAGTGGGCGGCGAGGGGAAAGAACCGAGGGTATGGAAACTATCACAACGATACTGCGGCAAGCACGCGAACATAAAGGCGTTTCCCTAAAAGACGTCGAGGGCAAGACGCGAATTCCATTGAAGTACCTCCAGGCGCTTGAAGGAGAGTCGGAAAACGGCCTCCTTGCTGATGAGGTATATCTCATTCCATTCTTGCGTTCGTATGCCAACTTCCTCGGTGTAGATGCAAATCAGGCAGTGACTCGCTTTTTGACGGAACTCCAACAGCAGGACGCAGCGACGGTCGCACCTCCTGAGCATCGCCCGCCCGTCGTTCGACCTCGTTCTGGCCCGTCGCGCCTGGCCGCATGGATTGTGCCCTTTTTATCCTTGTTGGTTGTGTTGGTCATTGGATCGTACCTGTGGCAACAAGGCCACTGGCAAACGCTGCTGTCCTGGTGGCAAGCTGGACCCGCGAACGAGGAACGGAATTCTGAGTCTCCTGTCTCTACAGCTTCTTCTCCGACGGCAGCAGTTGTCATTCCTGAATCTCCAGTTGCAGTCGTTCCTCCCCCTTCTGACACTTCAGGCTCCAATGTCGCCTCTCCTGTCACTTCAGCAGGGAGTGCTCCAACCCAAGAATCGGCAACCGATGTTGCTCCAGCACCTCCTACTTCTCCTGCGTCAGCAGTTGCCGTGGTTCCACCCTCATCGATGCCAACCAGTCAAGGGACGCAGGCGACGAGTTCAGCCGCTCCTCCGACAGCGGTTACAGAAGTTCCGCAAGCAGGGACTCCGGCAGTCGCGGCTGTTCCCTCAACGACAACTGCGGTTCCTGCCGGTGGGCACCGCCTGACGATTCTAGCTAATGCTCAGACCTGGATGCGTGTCGTTGTCGATAGCCAACCAGGGAAAGAAATGATTCTCAAAGCTGGAGAATCGCGCGAGTGGACAGCGGAGAGTGGCTTTATGCTGTCGCTGGGCAATGCGGGTGGAGTCACACTCAACCTTGATGGGCAGGAGTTGCCACCAGCTGGAAAATCAGGGCAAGTGGTGAAGACTATGCGATTGCCTGCCGCGCAGTAA
- a CDS encoding nitrile hydratase subunit beta encodes MPRIHDRGGWPDAGPINKEEHHYALWEKRTDALLMLLVSPAKKVLRVDELRRAIESLPPKAYETMSYYERWISAVETLMIEKGILTQEEIEKRIEERP; translated from the coding sequence ATGCCACGTATTCATGACCGTGGTGGCTGGCCTGACGCTGGGCCGATCAATAAAGAGGAACATCATTACGCACTGTGGGAAAAACGGACGGATGCTTTGTTGATGCTCCTCGTCAGCCCCGCAAAGAAAGTCTTACGTGTCGATGAACTTCGTCGTGCCATCGAATCGCTCCCACCAAAGGCATACGAGACAATGAGTTATTACGAGCGCTGGATCTCAGCGGTCGAAACGCTGATGATCGAGAAGGGGATTTTGACACAAGAGGAAATTGAAAAAAGGATAGAAGAAAGGCCATAG
- the nthA gene encoding nitrile hydratase subunit alpha produces MNDHDHGHPHHSHEDAHAPITETPGASHYEKRATAIVSLLIEKGLVTADEVRHTIEQMDERTPAQGAKIVARAWVDPAFKARLLADAKSACAELGVDTGTLANIVAIENTESVHNVVVCTLCSCYPRSILGLPPDWYKSLSYRSRVVKNPREVLHEFGLDLPQDVEVRVYDSTADMRYLVIPARPAGTENLSEAELAALVTRDCMIGVAKARTVREPATVKD; encoded by the coding sequence ATGAACGACCACGATCATGGCCATCCACACCATTCACATGAAGATGCCCACGCACCGATTACCGAGACACCCGGAGCATCACACTACGAGAAACGCGCAACGGCGATTGTCTCTTTATTGATCGAGAAAGGGCTCGTCACTGCCGACGAAGTTCGACACACAATCGAGCAAATGGACGAGCGGACACCAGCTCAGGGTGCCAAAATTGTCGCTCGGGCCTGGGTTGATCCGGCCTTTAAAGCCCGACTCCTTGCGGACGCGAAATCGGCCTGTGCGGAATTGGGAGTGGACACTGGCACGTTGGCCAACATCGTTGCAATCGAAAACACTGAGAGCGTCCACAATGTAGTCGTCTGTACGTTGTGTTCGTGCTACCCACGGTCAATTCTTGGTCTGCCGCCAGATTGGTACAAGAGCCTGAGTTATCGCTCTCGCGTAGTGAAGAATCCGCGCGAGGTATTGCATGAGTTTGGGCTGGACTTGCCACAAGATGTCGAAGTGCGTGTCTACGACAGTACAGCAGATATGCGATATTTGGTAATTCCTGCACGACCTGCGGGAACAGAAAACCTGAGTGAGGCTGAGCTCGCCGCGTTGGTGACACGGGACTGTATGATTGGTGTGGCGAAAGCACGAACTGTCAGAGAACCAGCAACTGTTAAGGATTAA
- a CDS encoding TIGR03560 family F420-dependent LLM class oxidoreductase has product MNNPCTRREFFNTMTALMAGAAGISCDTAQGKENSRKQEQRMARFGIQIEPQFGFTFSDIADLAKEAERLGFTALWASDHLLWDAKSERRNCLDVWALMPALAAVTTKLRLGTLVTCNSYRLPSVLAKTAASVDHISNGRLEFGLGAGWKEIEYKAYGIPFPPVATRLAQLEEAAQLIKLLWTEERASFNGKHYQLSDATCAPKPVQKPLKMWIGGAGEKKLLRMVAQHADGWNMIFGYQLPAVQKKLDVLKRHCDDVKRDFTTIDKSLFIVTAIAESEAEMKKREADTAAALGTGRIFKLARDAGTIGTAEQVAEVLRGYQDIGFDYFIAMFPYTQDKEMLQRFAETVIPKLR; this is encoded by the coding sequence ATGAACAACCCCTGTACTCGTCGCGAGTTTTTCAACACGATGACTGCGCTCATGGCTGGGGCCGCAGGGATTAGTTGTGACACTGCTCAGGGCAAAGAAAACAGCAGAAAACAGGAGCAACGCATGGCGCGTTTCGGTATTCAGATCGAACCTCAATTTGGTTTTACTTTTTCGGATATTGCAGATCTCGCTAAAGAGGCCGAACGTCTCGGTTTCACGGCACTCTGGGCATCAGATCACTTGCTGTGGGATGCAAAATCTGAGCGACGCAATTGCCTTGACGTGTGGGCACTGATGCCAGCATTGGCAGCGGTGACCACTAAGCTGCGCCTCGGTACCCTTGTCACATGCAACTCGTACCGTTTACCTAGTGTCCTGGCAAAGACCGCGGCAAGCGTCGATCACATCAGTAACGGACGGTTAGAATTTGGTCTTGGCGCGGGGTGGAAAGAGATCGAATACAAAGCCTACGGGATTCCGTTTCCACCAGTCGCGACACGACTCGCGCAGCTAGAAGAAGCCGCTCAGTTGATCAAACTCCTGTGGACAGAAGAAAGAGCGTCTTTTAACGGCAAGCATTATCAGCTCAGTGACGCGACCTGCGCGCCCAAGCCAGTACAGAAACCATTGAAAATGTGGATTGGCGGAGCAGGTGAAAAAAAGTTACTGCGTATGGTCGCACAGCATGCCGACGGCTGGAACATGATCTTCGGCTATCAGTTACCGGCTGTGCAAAAGAAACTCGACGTGCTGAAACGTCACTGCGACGATGTCAAGCGCGATTTCACTACGATCGATAAATCGCTGTTTATCGTCACCGCAATCGCGGAGAGTGAAGCAGAGATGAAGAAACGCGAGGCAGACACCGCAGCCGCTTTGGGTACTGGACGCATCTTTAAACTGGCCCGCGATGCTGGCACCATTGGCACCGCAGAGCAAGTCGCTGAGGTGTTGCGTGGGTATCAGGACATTGGCTTCGACTACTTCATTGCCATGTTTCCCTACACGCAAGATAAGGAAATGCTCCAACGGTTTGCCGAGACAGTCATCCCGAAGTTGCGCTAA
- a CDS encoding nitrile hydratase subunit beta, whose product MSAKFKPGDQVRIRIGSPPGHFRTPSYIQGKIGRIEGVHGAFRNPETLAYGQDGLPKQFLYLVSLAQTHIWDTYAAAPRDRLFIDIYEHWLEPLED is encoded by the coding sequence ATGTCAGCAAAATTCAAACCTGGTGATCAGGTTCGTATTCGAATTGGTTCTCCTCCGGGTCATTTTCGCACTCCCAGTTATATTCAAGGGAAAATCGGACGAATAGAAGGCGTGCATGGCGCATTTCGTAATCCGGAAACATTGGCGTACGGCCAAGACGGATTGCCGAAACAGTTCCTCTATCTTGTTTCTCTGGCCCAAACCCACATTTGGGATACGTACGCTGCTGCCCCACGAGATCGTCTGTTCATTGATATTTATGAACATTGGCTGGAACCGCTTGAGGATTAG
- a CDS encoding aldo/keto reductase, with the protein MELKQLGNTKVQVPEIGLGVWKYRGGVEPLRRGVELGAFLIDTAEMYRTEDVVGQAVKGIRDKVFIASKVSGSHLRYDDVLKAAEASLRELNESCIDLYQIHWPNSSVPIKDTMRAMETLVDRGQIKYIGVSNFSVRELEKAQAAMRNHPIVANQVLYNLNAREIEHDLLPYCQKHDVTILAYTPLDDGRLAKPPKFWRGRSQGMKTLSEVATQTNKTLAQVALNWRITRPNVIAIPKSDSVTRTEENCGASGWRLSAEQAKRLDEAFA; encoded by the coding sequence ATGGAACTCAAACAACTCGGCAACACCAAGGTGCAAGTACCAGAAATTGGCCTTGGCGTGTGGAAGTATCGTGGTGGCGTTGAGCCGTTACGTCGCGGGGTTGAGCTTGGTGCGTTTCTCATCGATACCGCAGAGATGTACCGCACCGAAGACGTTGTCGGCCAAGCTGTCAAAGGCATTCGTGATAAGGTGTTCATCGCCTCGAAAGTATCAGGCAGTCATCTCCGCTACGACGATGTGCTCAAAGCCGCAGAGGCCAGCCTGCGGGAGCTGAATGAGAGCTGCATCGACCTCTACCAAATTCATTGGCCGAACTCCTCGGTCCCGATCAAAGACACCATGCGCGCGATGGAAACCCTGGTCGACCGTGGGCAGATCAAATACATCGGCGTGAGTAACTTCTCAGTTCGTGAGCTCGAAAAAGCACAGGCTGCTATGCGCAATCATCCGATCGTTGCCAATCAGGTTTTATATAACCTCAATGCCCGCGAGATTGAGCACGACTTGTTACCTTATTGTCAGAAACATGATGTGACTATTCTCGCATACACACCGCTTGATGATGGTCGACTCGCAAAGCCGCCGAAGTTCTGGCGTGGGCGCAGCCAAGGGATGAAGACTCTCAGCGAAGTTGCCACGCAAACCAATAAAACGCTGGCGCAAGTTGCGCTCAACTGGCGCATTACCCGACCCAATGTCATTGCCATCCCCAAATCTGATAGTGTCACACGAACAGAAGAGAATTGTGGGGCATCAGGGTGGCGGTTATCGGCAGAGCAGGCGAAACGGTTAGACGAGGCGTTTGCATGA
- a CDS encoding HIT family protein, which yields MANTIFIKIIAGEIPCFRVYEDDKVLAFLDINPLSHGHTLVIPKEPAETIDQLSDESAAAIGRVLPRISRAIMQATGATAFNVLQNNGAAAHQEVMHVHFHIIPKHADGSGLGVRWPAQPLHMAEGKTLAESIQKKL from the coding sequence ATGGCCAACACCATTTTTATCAAAATCATTGCCGGTGAGATTCCCTGTTTCCGTGTCTATGAAGATGACAAAGTACTTGCGTTTCTTGATATCAACCCGCTGAGTCACGGGCATACATTAGTGATTCCGAAGGAACCCGCGGAAACCATTGATCAACTTTCTGATGAGTCTGCGGCAGCGATTGGTCGTGTGTTGCCGCGTATCAGCCGCGCGATTATGCAAGCGACTGGTGCGACGGCATTCAACGTGCTGCAGAATAACGGCGCAGCCGCGCATCAGGAGGTGATGCATGTACATTTCCATATCATCCCGAAACATGCCGATGGCTCTGGTTTAGGCGTACGCTGGCCCGCGCAGCCTTTGCACATGGCAGAAGGAAAAACCCTGGCAGAGTCGATTCAGAAAAAACTATGA
- a CDS encoding YgiT-type zinc finger protein: protein MTRSFGYRCEYCEGIVQAKRVEREAFEHKTGFVILENVEIGICNKCSNRYYRAETLKRVHAIASGQVRPERTEQVPVAHA, encoded by the coding sequence ATGACAAGATCATTCGGATATCGCTGTGAATATTGCGAAGGAATCGTACAAGCAAAGCGAGTCGAACGTGAAGCTTTTGAGCACAAGACCGGGTTCGTGATTCTTGAGAATGTTGAGATCGGTATATGTAACAAGTGTAGCAATCGTTATTACAGGGCAGAAACGCTGAAGCGAGTGCATGCAATCGCCTCCGGCCAAGTTCGTCCCGAACGTACAGAGCAAGTACCCGTTGCCCATGCTTAA
- a CDS encoding zinc-dependent alcohol dehydrogenase family protein: MRAMIVRQPAPITQRPLALVELPIPEPAPGEVLIRVEVCGVCRTDLHVAEGDLPPHKSPVIPGHEVIGTVAKLGPGTTSLREGDRVGVAWLHTSCGKCAYCQRGAENLCIAPRFTGYDADGGYAEYIVAPEAFVYPLPAGVNLIEFAPFLCAGIIGYRALRQSGVKPGERLGLYGFGGSAHIVMQIARYWNCEVYVATRGNKHRNLAKQMGAVWVGETTDQPPEKLHAAIIFAPAGELVPQALTALDRGGTLALAGIYMTDVPAMNYTTHLFYERTVRSVTANTRQDGRELLALAKEIPLHSHTEEYPLDAANDALWKLRHDQINGAAVLRVAHS, encoded by the coding sequence ATGCGCGCGATGATCGTCCGTCAACCAGCGCCAATTACCCAACGGCCATTGGCGCTGGTTGAGCTCCCCATCCCTGAACCTGCCCCAGGTGAGGTGCTCATTCGCGTCGAAGTCTGCGGCGTTTGCCGCACCGATCTGCATGTAGCCGAGGGCGATTTGCCACCGCATAAGAGTCCAGTGATTCCGGGCCATGAAGTCATTGGCACGGTCGCAAAACTTGGCCCAGGCACCACCAGCTTGAGAGAAGGCGATCGTGTCGGTGTGGCGTGGCTGCATACGTCATGTGGAAAGTGCGCGTATTGCCAGCGTGGCGCAGAGAATCTCTGTATCGCCCCACGCTTTACTGGTTATGATGCCGATGGCGGTTATGCCGAGTACATCGTCGCACCGGAAGCCTTTGTCTATCCGTTGCCTGCAGGGGTAAACCTCATCGAATTTGCCCCATTCCTGTGTGCTGGCATCATCGGTTATCGCGCCTTACGTCAGAGCGGCGTGAAACCAGGAGAACGGTTAGGTCTCTACGGTTTTGGCGGCTCGGCACACATTGTGATGCAGATTGCGCGGTATTGGAACTGTGAAGTGTATGTCGCGACCAGAGGGAATAAACACCGCAACTTAGCTAAGCAGATGGGAGCCGTGTGGGTTGGCGAAACAACTGACCAACCACCAGAGAAATTACATGCTGCGATTATCTTCGCTCCGGCTGGTGAACTCGTGCCACAAGCACTCACCGCACTTGATCGTGGTGGAACGTTAGCGTTGGCTGGTATCTATATGACTGATGTTCCGGCCATGAACTACACGACCCATCTCTTCTATGAACGTACAGTGCGGAGTGTGACTGCGAATACTCGCCAAGATGGCAGGGAATTGCTTGCTTTAGCGAAAGAGATTCCCCTCCATAGTCACACCGAAGAGTACCCTCTCGATGCTGCCAACGACGCCTTATGGAAGCTACGCCACGATCAGATCAATGGCGCGGCTGTTTTGCGGGTGGCTCACTCATAG
- a CDS encoding ATP-dependent protease → MTQNMETRPDAQSGLHPASSPVELAAEQLRFHVTLPAQFRTTEELTPGHDFVGQERARAALELGLGITSSGFNIFVSGLTGAEKLGALHGWVAPQTTKSHTPQDWVYVQNFAHPDAPRAIPLAAGQGCRLKHFMTEMVKTLREELPKAFRQEAFDKEKGQLKEKYAAQAQALNEALEARAREKGFAIQSGPQGGIILIPIINGKPLESPEEFARLRPEQQQEIEKNQREFAEEMSAFPGKQQEIMRAMVEDVRAIERRFCDALLTPILATISHEMKSEEVDAYLTEVKTHIVDNLDNFKEPERPTPMLPFMPMPSPQDLFLEYEVNVVVDNSTTKGAPVLIESSPTYLNLFGTIERVVDRAGRLVTNFTRIKAGSLLRAHGGYLIFSLEDALTEPAVWKMLKRTLKSGRIEMETYEPFSMFSTSGLKPEPIQVQVKVVTVGSPYLYHLLYSMDEEFREIFKVHADFRRVMELDAQHLLAYGNWTAQICRNERLPHFEQAAVERLVEFGARKAGDRQKISAAYADVADLIRESAYWARRDNSTAVAARHVQHALEERVFRADRIEHDIRELITQGTILVDIDGRKVGQVNGLSVLQLGEHSFGQPSRVTASVGMGQAGIVNIERESRLSGPIHDKGLLILSGYLRNRYGQDKPLALSASLCFEQSYSGVEGDSASSTELYAMLSRLSELPIRQDLAVTGSVNQWGEVQAIGGANEKIEGFFDVCRTRGLTGTQGVMIPIANVRNLVLRPDVIEAVAQGKFHIYPIRTIDEGISLLTGVSAGTIEEEGTVNYLVNRRLLDLASKLKSFGNGGQEAKKPQPEEENDKKTEKGEKAKRK, encoded by the coding sequence ATGACACAAAACATGGAGACCCGCCCGGACGCGCAATCTGGACTCCATCCAGCCTCGTCTCCGGTTGAACTGGCTGCCGAGCAGCTTCGTTTTCATGTGACATTGCCAGCGCAGTTCCGTACGACGGAAGAACTCACGCCAGGGCACGATTTCGTTGGCCAAGAACGAGCGCGGGCAGCACTGGAACTAGGGCTCGGCATCACGAGTAGTGGGTTTAACATCTTCGTCTCAGGCCTCACTGGTGCCGAGAAGCTTGGAGCTCTGCATGGTTGGGTTGCACCACAAACCACGAAATCACACACTCCACAAGACTGGGTGTACGTACAAAACTTCGCTCACCCTGATGCACCACGAGCCATTCCACTTGCCGCCGGGCAAGGCTGTCGACTGAAACATTTCATGACCGAGATGGTCAAGACGTTACGCGAGGAATTGCCCAAAGCGTTTCGCCAAGAGGCGTTCGACAAAGAGAAAGGCCAGCTCAAAGAAAAATATGCCGCTCAAGCCCAAGCGCTGAATGAAGCACTTGAGGCACGCGCTCGTGAAAAAGGCTTTGCCATTCAATCTGGCCCGCAAGGGGGGATCATTCTCATTCCCATAATCAATGGCAAACCGCTCGAAAGTCCGGAAGAATTCGCTCGTCTCCGCCCAGAGCAACAACAGGAAATCGAGAAAAACCAACGCGAATTTGCCGAAGAGATGTCCGCCTTCCCTGGGAAACAGCAAGAAATCATGCGCGCTATGGTAGAAGATGTCCGTGCGATCGAACGGCGCTTTTGTGATGCACTGCTCACTCCGATACTAGCCACTATCAGTCATGAGATGAAGAGCGAGGAAGTCGATGCCTACCTCACTGAAGTGAAAACCCATATCGTCGATAACCTCGACAATTTCAAAGAGCCCGAGCGCCCAACGCCGATGTTGCCGTTCATGCCGATGCCATCACCACAAGATCTCTTTCTTGAGTATGAAGTGAACGTGGTTGTCGACAACAGCACCACCAAAGGAGCACCGGTACTGATCGAAAGCTCGCCGACGTATCTCAATCTGTTCGGTACTATCGAACGGGTAGTCGACCGGGCTGGTCGCCTCGTCACCAACTTCACACGGATCAAAGCAGGCTCGCTATTACGCGCGCATGGTGGCTATCTCATTTTTAGCCTGGAAGATGCACTGACCGAACCAGCAGTGTGGAAGATGCTCAAACGCACCCTCAAAAGTGGCCGCATTGAGATGGAGACGTATGAGCCGTTCTCTATGTTTTCCACTTCCGGTCTTAAACCAGAACCGATTCAAGTACAGGTCAAAGTCGTCACGGTCGGGAGCCCGTATCTATACCACCTGCTCTACAGCATGGACGAAGAGTTTCGCGAGATTTTCAAAGTACACGCTGATTTCCGTCGCGTGATGGAACTCGACGCGCAACACTTGCTTGCCTATGGCAATTGGACAGCGCAAATTTGCCGTAACGAAAGGCTGCCACACTTCGAACAAGCGGCAGTTGAACGTCTGGTAGAATTCGGTGCACGCAAAGCTGGGGATCGACAAAAGATTTCCGCCGCTTATGCAGATGTCGCCGATCTCATCCGTGAATCAGCGTACTGGGCTCGCAGAGATAACAGCACGGCCGTCGCTGCACGACATGTGCAACACGCCTTGGAAGAACGAGTCTTTCGCGCTGATCGTATCGAGCACGATATTCGTGAATTGATCACACAGGGAACGATACTCGTTGACATCGACGGGCGCAAAGTTGGGCAAGTCAACGGACTTTCAGTCTTGCAACTTGGCGAGCATAGCTTTGGTCAACCGTCACGTGTCACCGCTAGTGTCGGCATGGGGCAAGCTGGAATTGTCAATATTGAACGCGAGTCGCGACTCAGCGGCCCGATCCACGACAAGGGGCTGCTGATTTTGTCAGGCTATCTGCGCAACCGCTACGGACAAGATAAACCCCTGGCGCTCTCTGCCAGTCTCTGTTTTGAACAGTCGTACTCTGGAGTTGAAGGTGATAGCGCCTCATCGACCGAATTATACGCCATGCTTTCTCGACTCTCAGAACTGCCCATTCGTCAAGATTTGGCGGTGACAGGTTCAGTCAACCAATGGGGTGAAGTACAAGCCATTGGAGGCGCCAATGAGAAGATCGAAGGCTTCTTTGATGTCTGTCGCACTCGTGGCTTGACTGGAACACAAGGAGTGATGATTCCGATCGCGAATGTGCGCAACCTCGTCCTGCGTCCTGACGTGATCGAAGCTGTGGCCCAAGGCAAGTTTCATATCTATCCAATCCGCACGATCGATGAAGGAATTAGTCTGCTCACCGGTGTGAGCGCAGGAACCATTGAAGAGGAAGGAACCGTCAATTACCTCGTCAATCGCCGCTTGCTTGATCTCGCCTCCAAATTAAAGAGCTTTGGTAACGGTGGACAGGAAGCAAAGAAACCGCAGCCAGAAGAGGAGAACGACAAGAAAACCGAAAAGGGGGAAAAGGCGAAAAGGAAATAA
- a CDS encoding MFS transporter has translation MLGVDLSRDGWLLFSGRIIRLFSYGFLSIILALHLAAVGMTESEIGFLLTLTLLGDALLSLSITQVADRIGRRQMLMVSAGFMVLTGVVFALTTNPLFLILAAFIGTLSPTGHEVGPFLAIEQSALAHLTPASQRTHVFAWYNLVGSFAAALGSWSGGTLATSLQRAGHTPLGSYQALFALYAGLGVLLAVLFLFLSRHIEVEPVVSSTTSRFFGLHRSRGIIQKLSLLFIIDSFAGTLVVQSLMAYWFHVRFGVEPAALGSVFFGTNLLAGFSALVAARIAARIGLINTMVFTHLSANVFLLLTPLMPTFHLAVAMVLLRFSTAQMDVPTRQAFIMAVVAPDERSAASGIINLARTGASALGPIAAGAMFNASLMNMPFFLAGTMKIVYDLLLLWQFRHVRPLEEEGRPE, from the coding sequence GGTATGACAGAGAGTGAGATTGGATTTCTGCTCACGCTTACGCTGCTTGGTGACGCACTGCTCTCGCTTAGTATTACCCAGGTTGCCGATCGTATCGGACGACGGCAGATGCTCATGGTTAGTGCTGGGTTTATGGTGTTGACCGGTGTGGTGTTCGCGCTGACGACCAATCCGCTGTTTCTTATTCTGGCTGCGTTTATCGGTACCTTAAGCCCAACCGGGCACGAAGTCGGGCCGTTTCTTGCCATCGAACAATCGGCCTTGGCCCATTTGACTCCTGCGTCGCAACGCACCCATGTGTTTGCCTGGTATAACCTCGTTGGGTCATTTGCGGCGGCACTGGGCTCGTGGAGTGGTGGTACGTTAGCAACCTCCCTGCAACGCGCAGGTCACACTCCGTTAGGAAGCTATCAAGCGCTGTTTGCGTTGTATGCCGGGCTAGGGGTGCTGCTGGCGGTGTTGTTCCTTTTTCTGTCGCGTCATATCGAAGTCGAACCAGTAGTGAGCAGCACTACGAGTCGATTTTTTGGCCTGCATCGTTCTCGTGGTATTATTCAGAAACTCTCGTTGTTATTTATTATTGACTCCTTTGCCGGGACACTGGTTGTGCAGAGCTTAATGGCGTACTGGTTTCATGTACGCTTTGGGGTTGAGCCTGCTGCGCTGGGGAGTGTGTTCTTCGGGACCAATCTGCTGGCTGGTTTTTCTGCGCTGGTGGCGGCACGCATCGCCGCGCGCATTGGCTTGATTAATACCATGGTGTTTACCCACCTCTCGGCCAACGTGTTTCTCTTGCTGACGCCACTGATGCCAACGTTTCACCTGGCCGTGGCCATGGTGCTGTTACGCTTTTCCACCGCGCAGATGGATGTCCCTACGCGTCAAGCGTTTATTATGGCCGTTGTTGCTCCTGATGAACGTTCGGCAGCATCTGGAATTATCAATCTGGCACGAACAGGCGCGAGCGCACTAGGGCCTATTGCCGCAGGGGCGATGTTCAATGCTTCATTGATGAACATGCCATTTTTTCTTGCTGGCACCATGAAGATCGTCTATGACCTGTTGTTATTGTGGCAGTTTCGGCATGTACGGCCACTGGAGGAGGAAGGCAGGCCGGAGTAA
- a CDS encoding Hsp20/alpha crystallin family protein yields MAKDEWRLPFPTQLSQEVDRLFDEMIHRPWRSVRTTVEEWSPQIDLYETPNAFILEADLPGVQEHEMSVTIDNGDLLLQGQRTVTHRVSHGSFHYSERRSGSFLRRVRLPSSVDQTAVKVEFSSGVLRVTLPKLPQERRDV; encoded by the coding sequence ATGGCAAAAGACGAATGGAGATTGCCATTTCCAACACAGCTTTCACAAGAAGTCGATCGTTTATTCGACGAGATGATTCACCGACCGTGGAGGTCGGTCCGCACAACTGTCGAAGAATGGAGCCCGCAGATCGATCTCTACGAAACTCCGAACGCTTTTATCTTGGAAGCCGATCTTCCCGGCGTACAAGAGCACGAAATGTCGGTGACAATAGACAACGGTGACCTCCTCCTTCAAGGCCAGCGTACGGTCACTCACAGAGTATCACATGGAAGCTTTCACTATAGTGAGCGTCGTTCCGGCAGTTTTCTTCGTCGGGTCCGGCTCCCCTCTTCGGTCGATCAGACCGCCGTCAAAGTAGAGTTCTCCAGTGGCGTGCTTCGCGTCACGCTGCCTAAACTCCCGCAAGAACGGAGGGACGTATGA